From one Brachypodium distachyon strain Bd21 chromosome 4, Brachypodium_distachyon_v3.0, whole genome shotgun sequence genomic stretch:
- the LOC100825030 gene encoding putative uncharacterized protein DDB_G0287975 isoform X2 → MQIQVRCGCGEAACPEWTVVEVQGVLQPQPCFSGRIQGLHIGRLCTSSPSSSSNSKGGYTFTVGYHELTGTKVTLKKPLLVLRKKKKKNAAEEVELDVIGVIRHKILFKDRPKALISKPPPKEKKALSVPAVTTPSSPS, encoded by the exons atgCAGATCCAGGTCCGGTGCGGGTGCGGCGAGGCGGCGTGCCCGGAGTGGACGGTGGTGGAAGTGCAGGGCGTGCTTCAGCCGCAGCCCTGCTTCTCCGGCCGCATCCAGGGACTCCACATCGGCCGCCTCTGCACCTCATCcccatcttcctcttccaatTCCAAG GGCGGCTACACCTTCACCGTGGGATACCATGAGCTCACCGGGACAAAGGTGACTCTCAAGAAGCCCCTGCTGgtgctgaggaagaagaagaagaagaacgccGCTGAGGAGGTGGAGCTGGATGTCATCGGTGTCATCCGGCACAAGATCCTCTTCAAGGACCGCCCCAAGGCCCTCATCTCAA AGCCGCCGcccaaggagaagaaggcccTGTCCGTGCCCGCGGTGACGACCCCATCTTCCCCTTCCTGA
- the LOC100825030 gene encoding putative uncharacterized protein DDB_G0287975 isoform X1, producing MQIQVRCGCGEAACPEWTVVEVQGVLQPQPCFSGRIQGLHIGRLCTSSPSSSSNSKQGGYTFTVGYHELTGTKVTLKKPLLVLRKKKKKNAAEEVELDVIGVIRHKILFKDRPKALISKPPPKEKKALSVPAVTTPSSPS from the exons atgCAGATCCAGGTCCGGTGCGGGTGCGGCGAGGCGGCGTGCCCGGAGTGGACGGTGGTGGAAGTGCAGGGCGTGCTTCAGCCGCAGCCCTGCTTCTCCGGCCGCATCCAGGGACTCCACATCGGCCGCCTCTGCACCTCATCcccatcttcctcttccaatTCCAAG CAGGGCGGCTACACCTTCACCGTGGGATACCATGAGCTCACCGGGACAAAGGTGACTCTCAAGAAGCCCCTGCTGgtgctgaggaagaagaagaagaagaacgccGCTGAGGAGGTGGAGCTGGATGTCATCGGTGTCATCCGGCACAAGATCCTCTTCAAGGACCGCCCCAAGGCCCTCATCTCAA AGCCGCCGcccaaggagaagaaggcccTGTCCGTGCCCGCGGTGACGACCCCATCTTCCCCTTCCTGA
- the LOC100838837 gene encoding myb family transcription factor PHL7: MELGGNNMGSNDGANSKASLAARQRLRWTDELHEQFVEAVTQLGGPDRATPKGVLRIMGTPGLTIYHVKSHLQKYRLAKYIPDSSTDGNKSDNKDPGDSLAGLDGSSGLQISEALKLQMEVQKRLHEQLEVQRQLQLRIEAQGKYLKKIIEEQQRYGGIKSETPGAGGTATVSSDQFPDSERTDPSTPAPTSESSQGVPFKRDNGGQTEATKSPCHDEQLTTDSNCHPGSPTVSPKHERAAKRQRGNGTEFSEADLSLPQHIFESSSGPEFQQCSVPYSGH; the protein is encoded by the exons ATGGAATTAGGTGGAAACAATATGGGCTCAAATGATGGAGCAAACAGCAAAGCTAGCTTGGCAGCGAGGCAGCGGTTACGATGGACAGATGAGTTGCATGAACAATTTGTTGAGGCTGTTACTCAACTTGGTGGTCCTGATA GAGCAACTCCTAAAGGAGTTTTGAGGATTATGGGTACACCAGGATTGACAATATACCATGTGAAAAGTCATTTGCAG AAATACAGGCTAGCGAAGTATATTCCCGACTCTTCAACTGATG GTAACAAGTCTGATAACAAAGATCCAGGGGATTCACTCGCAGGACTTGATGGTTCCTC TGGGTTGCAGATATCTGAAGCCCTCAAGCTTCAGATGGAGGTTCAAAAGCGGTTGCATGAACAGTTAGAA GTACAAaggcagctgcagctgcgaATTGAGGCACAGGGCAAGTACCTCAAGAAGATCATAGAAGAGCAGCAGCGTTACGGTGGcataaaatctgaaacaccTGGAGCTGGCGGTACTGCCACGGTGTCAAGTGATCAATTCCCCGACTCCGAGAGGACAGACCCCTCGACTCCTGCACCCACATCTGAATCATCTCAAGGTGTACCTTTCAAAAGGGACAATGGAGGCCAAACCGAAGCAACGAAGAGCCCATGTCATGATGAACAACTAACCACAGATTCAAACTGTCATCCTGGCTCTCCTACGGTCAGTCCGAAGCATGAGAGGGCAGCAAAGAGGCAGCGAGGCAATGGCACTGAATTCTCGGAGGCCGACCTCTCCCTCCCGCAGCATATCTTCGAGTCGAGCTCAGGGCCAGAGTTCCAGCAATGTTCAGTGCCCTACTCAGGCCATTAG